Within the Burkholderia ubonensis genome, the region CACAACCGTGCTTCGTTTGACCCCCAGCAGCTTCGCCGCCGACGTGATGGGAATCCATGCGTGTTGACGCCTGGTCTCCGTTGACAACCGACGATTGCGCTCCGCCAACTGACCGAGCCATTCGCCCCGAACAAACGAATCAAACTCGCGACGCAAAAAGTTGAACTGGGTGCCTCCAAAACGCTTGTACAAGGCAGTATAAAAGTATCCGAAGCGTGATGTCAGACGCGCGCATGATTCGTCGGAGCCGCCATTTCGGCCAACCTTGCGAAGCAGTTCATGAAAGCCCCGTGGCCAGTCGATCAGCGCTCGCCCGGCAGCGCTCGCTACAACAGTTGCCACCGAGACGTCGTCCAGGTTAGCAATCTTGGTCGGTTTCCTTCCATTGCCAGATGCGTATCCCCCTAAAAGGATGAGGAGCGACAGTAAGTCGGGGAGCACTAGCAGGCAGATGTCAGGCGGATGAAGGGACTCGTTCGGCGCTGTCATATCTCTCAGCGCTGAAGACACGTAGGCGCTGACGATAATCGCCGCGTTGTCAGCGCCTTCCGACGGGGCATCTGCCAATGAGCGGCCGCAATTGCACGCGGAAATCTGGCTCCGCTTCCATGATAGTGATCGATGACACCCAGGGCAGGAGTCGCGTAGACGTGCGCGATGGATCGGGCACGCCACCATCAGTGTTAAATCCCAAGCTGCACGCCAGTATGACTTTTCTGCCAAACATTCGGGGCAGTAGCGCGGTCGGCGGCCGTTCCAGTACTTCATGTTCAGGCCACCTTGATCTGCGGTCTTGAGATGGCGAAAGTGACTCACCTGTCCACGGAGCGGCCTCAGCGACAGCCCATGGAGCATTGAGCTGACCCTAGCGACGCCATCAACGCCATGCTCGAGGGAGGCTAGAAAATCAAGATCTAGTAACGACGAGAAACCATTGGCCTCTGACAGGCGAAGCAGGTAACCCGTTGCGCTTTCGCCTGGCATTGGCGCGAAACGAACGAGGAGCATGGCCACGTTGCTACCTCACGAGCCCGGCAAGCGAGCTCCTTTTGACGAAACACGAATCCAGCCTCACACTATCCTCGAACTGGCGGAAAAGTGGCACGCGTCCCGCCATAACGGCCGTGAGCACTCGTCCCAGCATCTCGCGCCCCCGTGGTGACAGTGCGCTGAGCGGAACCATATTGCGAAGGTCAGTAGCGACCGTAGTGTTCTCTCGTAGGCATTGCCGAAAGCGATCAACCTCTGACGACAGCACGAACTGCCTACCATCTGCGGGGCGCAGGAACCCACTGCGAACTAGTGCAGCGCGTTGAAGGCGTGTTGCGCCGATGAGTTGTTCAACTTCGCGATTGTTGTGAAGCACAATATTCGAGTCCCGAATTCCCCGGACCAGAAGAGGCAATGGAATAAACTCCAGGTCGCCGGAAGCTGCGGATGCGTTGGTATTCGTCCTGCCCCGTAGCTGTACACCAAGGGTCCCGTCGTCGCTGGCAACCACACGGCTCGGATTGATCGCGAGCCCCAGTCCTTGTCGATGCACAGTAAGGGCATCGGTATAGCTTTGTAGCAATCTCCTCATAAAACATGGGAGCGACAGTACCCCGCGTCGGCCGCTCGTGTAACGGGCGGGCACCCGAGAAGAAAGTTGATGAAACGAGATGAGTGGCGATTGCCACTTGTCCGTCTCGCTCTGCGAACTCCTGTTCAACTCCCGCATTGCATTTGTCGGCCAATCCACGAACAGCCGCGCAGCTAGGAGGGTGGCGCTTCTTTCTGTACCGAGGGCAGCTCTAGTAGTCGGGTGGAAGTGAAGCGATCGCCCAACGATCGTAGCCAGAAAGTTGGAAACTGCTAGCCATTCCAGAGCGCTCATTCGCCGGGCATCGTCGCAAAAGAGCTGTTGCTCAAGCAGATCAGATTCCGCTGAGCAGATGAGCTTCGTCAAGAGCAGCTTATTGATCAATGCCGCCTCGATCGGAGCTGGTGTCGTTTCTGCTTGACCAAGGTCGAAGCCGCATTGGCACGACCTCAATCTAGGCCGGTTCCAGCCCACAAGCTCTGAGCATCCAGGACATTGCTCGACGAGCCACAAACCGTGCTGTTCGCAAACAGTGACAGCGCGAAAGTTCCAAATTGCTCTAAAAATTCCTCGTTCGCGGATACATTGTGGGCAATATGAAGTATGCGGCTCGCGAAAGAAGCAACGTATTGCGAAGTAACTAGGACGCGAATGTGCGTTAGGAACATGCCGGTGCCGGTGAAGAAGCTCGAGCAGCATTTTTTCCTCTAGCTCGACAAGTTGTGTGACTGCCGCCATCTGGTCTCTTTTCAGAAGTCGCAGCTTCATCGATCGAGTAAACCGTGGAAGCGCGGCTCGACCCGTGTAACCATTCATCTCCCCAAGGCGGAGTAGATAGCTCAACACGTGTTCGTCATTAGCTGGGCGAGGACGGAAGATAAAACGTTGTCCGACAAGTTCAGCGCGTGTAGCCAAAGAATGGTTCCCCCGCGTTGGTGAGTGGTCTGCAGATGAAGCGAGGATGAAACGGATTGAGGTGCCCGCGCGCGTCTGGCCAGATGGACTCAACGAAGGCTTGCGAGAGTATGTCCTGATCGATGCAGGGACGCTTCTCATCCAGAGCAATCTCGACTGATGTGCTCACGAGCATCATGATGTATCCCATCAGGCCATACGTCGCGAAATGGATTCTGTCGAGATGGTCGCCGTCGCCGACCAGTTGGGGCGCCGGTGGCACAGGTAGGTTCGTCCAGATTGAGCGCATCAGTCCGTCAAAAATGCGCCTCGACCTCTTATCTGAATTGGCGAAAGGCTCAAGCGCAATCTGTCGAGAGAAGCGACGACGTAGCTGTTCGTTACTTTGCAGAATACGGCGGCAACGGTGCAATCCCATGAGCACAAATGGGACCCTCGTAATGTTCACGAGATGCTTGAGCCAGTCGGCGACCCGTGTTTCAATCTTTTCGCTGGAATGGTCGATGAAGTGCTGGAACTCGTCGAGGATCACAAGTTCGACGTTACAGTTCCTGAACAACGTCACGATTCGTGACGTCATGGCTTCCGCAGACCCGCGCGTGAACAGAGGGTCACCCAATTCTAGAAGGATGCGTTCGGCGACGTTCTTTATCGTTGGCTGTGCTGGTAACTCGAGATCCAGGACCGGGATTTCCGTTCCCTCTTCGGTCTCCCGGCGCGGATGATGCCTCGCATACTCTTTTCGCAGCGTTGACTTGCCGCTCCCGGAAACCCCCGTAACCAAGAGACACCCAGGCTCCTCAAGCCCAAACCGCCCCATGCGATGACATCGTTGGATGGCTGCAATTCCAGCCGCGAATGCGGGGTGTTCGACAAGTGTATTTCGAACGCCGGCCACAAGCTCCGGTGTTCCCTCAGCGGGACCTGTACTAAGGGGTTGTACGAGTGATAACGGCTCCCGCTCCTCGATCGCATCGGCACAAGTTGTTCCGCTCATCGGGCGCGCTCCTGTCCGAATTCGGCTCGTGGGCGATCGGAGGACTGATCGGAGCGCATGGCAATTTCAGATGCTTGCGCAAATCCCGCCCCACGTCGGACCGGAAAGAGCGGGACTTCACCGTCGCCATTTACATCCTCGGGCGGTCGGTCTTCATGGGACGGTTCGTCCGATTCGGGCTCCAGAGGAAGCTGGATCTGCCTCGTCTCCTCGAGCTGGACCATAAGCTCGCGGTCAGTCTTGGGAGCTTTCGCGCGCTTTGGCTTTCCTCTCGGTGAACGGCCAGCCTCCATGATTTGCGCCGTGTCGACGCGCAATGCAGCTTTTGCGGCTAGCAGACCAAGTCGCACCGGAGACGATGCGTAATCGCTGCGCGCTTTCGATAACATAGAGCGGTGCTGCTCCGCTGTGATGCCTTCGGCATACTCAGGCGAGGTGGATTTTGCCTCTATGTATCGCTGGGCTTCTTCGTCAAATACAAAGATGGAACCCAGATTGTCCGGGTCTGTTCGTATGCAAACGTCAATGTCGCCGCACCGACGTCGGAGGTCTTGAAGTGCCGGCGACGCATACTGCAGCGAATGAACCTCGATCCCGTTTTTGGTAAGCCGTCGCTTGTAGCTGTTCCCAAGGTACACATTAACGATATCTGCGGAGGGCGGTAGACGGGGTGGGAAAGTCCGCACACCGTCGTCCCACTTTTGTTTTGGCGTGCATTGAATTCCACGATGGAACGTAACCGAGTAGACGTCGACGATCCATCGATGGATGATTTCCAGCAAAGCCTCGAGGGTGAGCACGGCCGTCGAGTCTGAATCGTATGCGTGTCGCTTGTCGTATTTGGCGAAGGTTGTTCCGGGCTGCAAATGGACGAACCCGTAGTTGAGTGTTTTCAGAAAGCGCTCGATACGGCCCTTCATCTGGGGTGAGCGTGTGGGGCAGTAGATGACGTGCGTCCCGAGCTCCGCGCACGCTGCCTCCAGGTCTTGCGCATGAAACTCGAGACCGTTGTCGCACACAAGCTCCTGGATGAGACCGTATGCGCTCCACTCTCCGCTGATCTTGGGGAATCGTTCCTTCAGATACGTCTTCGGCAAGATCGCGTGCTTGAGGCAACGAAGGACTGAGCGCACGCTCGGATGTCGGAACGAAATATGCATACCCACGATCATCCTCGAATAACCGTCGATCATTACCGTGATCCATGGGCGACCTAGCAACAACCCCGTCACTGAGTCAACCACCTGAACGTCGAGAGGCGTGTGGTCGACTTCGACCCGCTCAAGAGGGTGCGTGCACGCTGGACCTTTCCCGTATATGCGCGTCGCCTCTTGGGCATACCGCTCCCCATAACGCGCTTTGAGGACGGCGTATCGGTCGATGCGAGAAAGGGCTCGGTTCAACATTCGCCGGCTAACAGGTGGCAGAGCGTCTACTGGAGCTCGACGCCTGTTTTCGTATTCGATCTGCAACTGGACCCAGTCGAGCGTTTCACGAGCTGACTCGCGCTGTGGTGTGAGGTAGATCTTTTCGATACCCTGGTCGATCAGCTCCGACAGCTTCTCAGGCAATGCTTTCGGCCTGCGCCCTCGTAGCTCCCACTTATCGATGAGTGCCCGAATATCGAACTTGGACCATACCCATTTGGCTCGCCATCT harbors:
- a CDS encoding TniQ family protein, whose amino-acid sequence is MLLVRFAPMPGESATGYLLRLSEANGFSSLLDLDFLASLEHGVDGVARVSSMLHGLSLRPLRGQVSHFRHLKTADQGGLNMKYWNGRRPRYCPECLAEKSYWRAAWDLTLMVACPIHRARLRDSCPGCHRSLSWKRSQISACNCGRSLADAPSEGADNAAIIVSAYVSSALRDMTAPNESLHPPDICLLVLPDLLSLLILLGGYASGNGRKPTKIANLDDVSVATVVASAAGRALIDWPRGFHELLRKVGRNGGSDESCARLTSRFGYFYTALYKRFGGTQFNFLRREFDSFVRGEWLGQLAERNRRLSTETRRQHAWIPITSAAKLLGVKRSTVVTLIEQGALRGQMHTTVSGRTSGTVSRCSVDEFRNEKAKWMTLTEVRTMLKISRRRAHALLHSGELRPIGGPSVDGSAVWTFSATEVMSMIAPTFVTTSTGEHPVVGMDGNQNAGGKWKI
- a CDS encoding TniQ family protein, with product MNGYTGRAALPRFTRSMKLRLLKRDQMAAVTQLVELEEKMLLELLHRHRHVPNAHSRPSYFAIRCFFREPHTSYCPQCIRERGIFRAIWNFRAVTVCEQHGLWLVEQCPGCSELVGWNRPRLRSCQCGFDLGQAETTPAPIEAALINKLLLTKLICSAESDLLEQQLFCDDARRMSALEWLAVSNFLATIVGRSLHFHPTTRAALGTERSATLLAARLFVDWPTNAMRELNRSSQSETDKWQSPLISFHQLSSRVPARYTSGRRGVLSLPCFMRRLLQSYTDALTVHRQGLGLAINPSRVVASDDGTLGVQLRGRTNTNASAASGDLEFIPLPLLVRGIRDSNIVLHNNREVEQLIGATRLQRAALVRSGFLRPADGRQFVLSSEVDRFRQCLRENTTVATDLRNMVPLSALSPRGREMLGRVLTAVMAGRVPLFRQFEDSVRLDSCFVKRSSLAGLVR
- a CDS encoding TniB family NTP-binding protein, yielding MSGTTCADAIEEREPLSLVQPLSTGPAEGTPELVAGVRNTLVEHPAFAAGIAAIQRCHRMGRFGLEEPGCLLVTGVSGSGKSTLRKEYARHHPRRETEEGTEIPVLDLELPAQPTIKNVAERILLELGDPLFTRGSAEAMTSRIVTLFRNCNVELVILDEFQHFIDHSSEKIETRVADWLKHLVNITRVPFVLMGLHRCRRILQSNEQLRRRFSRQIALEPFANSDKRSRRIFDGLMRSIWTNLPVPPAPQLVGDGDHLDRIHFATYGLMGYIMMLVSTSVEIALDEKRPCIDQDILSQAFVESIWPDARGHLNPFHPRFICRPLTNAGEPFFGYTR
- a CDS encoding DDE-type integrase/transposase/recombinase, translated to MMPNYSLKVGEFFSLEQKAYLIEHVVGEVVHVVAADEGSRSIYQIDVLLSHFAEGRLKFLTREELECSPADSVIKPTIERSLSNFPPRIQQLALRKWKYLNAICPDGRMGFARQELAEMLHRAWTALGPNDGGACPPSVQSFYRWRAKWVWSKFDIRALIDKWELRGRRPKALPEKLSELIDQGIEKIYLTPQRESARETLDWVQLQIEYENRRRAPVDALPPVSRRMLNRALSRIDRYAVLKARYGERYAQEATRIYGKGPACTHPLERVEVDHTPLDVQVVDSVTGLLLGRPWITVMIDGYSRMIVGMHISFRHPSVRSVLRCLKHAILPKTYLKERFPKISGEWSAYGLIQELVCDNGLEFHAQDLEAACAELGTHVIYCPTRSPQMKGRIERFLKTLNYGFVHLQPGTTFAKYDKRHAYDSDSTAVLTLEALLEIIHRWIVDVYSVTFHRGIQCTPKQKWDDGVRTFPPRLPPSADIVNVYLGNSYKRRLTKNGIEVHSLQYASPALQDLRRRCGDIDVCIRTDPDNLGSIFVFDEEAQRYIEAKSTSPEYAEGITAEQHRSMLSKARSDYASSPVRLGLLAAKAALRVDTAQIMEAGRSPRGKPKRAKAPKTDRELMVQLEETRQIQLPLEPESDEPSHEDRPPEDVNGDGEVPLFPVRRGAGFAQASEIAMRSDQSSDRPRAEFGQERAR